The sequence TTTCAGGGCATTTGCGGGTCTTGAAGGCGTAGACTGTGCAGAGGATGATGAGTATGCAGTTGTAAGTGAGAGAAACGAGCATGCTGGAGTCCTTGCTGTTACACTTGAGGGTAACTATGTCTCTCTTCTCCGGGCTCACTTCCTTTCTCACGCCTGGGGTCTCTACCAACATCCAGACAACCACCACCACTAGCTGGCAGGAGATCAGAGCACCACAAATGGCAACCTGGGAGGCTGGGCTGATAAAGCGAGGCCTCTGGGCACCATCCTTTACTCCGCTGAAAATCCGAGCAATGCGATTGGTCTTGGTGAGGAGGGCTGAGTAACAAACAGCAAATGAGGTGCCTAAACCTAACCGGCGTAGCGTGCATACTGCTGTGGAAGGCTTGGCAATGTAGATGAATGTCATGCTGTAGCACATAAGCACTCCCAGCAGAAGAATGTAGGTGAGCTCACGTCCACTGGCCTTTACCACAGGGGTCTCATTGTTTTTAAGAAAGAGCCCAATGACAAATAGTGTACTCATCATACCTAGACAGGAAATAGTGACAGGTCCAATGGCCCAGGCATCTTCCCAGCGAATGTACTCCTCAGGTAGGTCGTAACAGCCTGTGAGATTGGCCAAAGGCCACTCTCCAAAGCTGCAGTCAGCACAGGTAAATTCATCCTGAAGGTACTGGTACGGCTGGCAGGGGATACATATCCAGCAGCACACGTCCCCAGGCTGCATGCTTTTTACCTCATTCTTCCTGCAGGGGTCGCTACACTGGGAGGTGGGCACAGCATGGCCAGCCCATGGGATCAGGCTGGTGTTTAAGGTCAGGCTCTGAGCCCAGTACCCAACATTGCTGTAGACATAGCGGCCACCCTCTTTGTGGTAGTGGAAAATGTTGTAGCGGCCAACGCTGTCTCCAAAGAcatcaaaacaaacagcattctCTGTGTCGGGGGGACGGAAGGGAGCTGAAAGGGAACAGGAAAAAAGATGGACAGAAATTGTTAGACAATTGGAGAAAAAATAACAACTaatgtggaaaaacaaacacaaactagGACTcagtaaatgaaaatgtttaacttaAACTAGTTTAGGACTTTGTTCTTTAATCTTACATGTGGTAGAGCATGTTTTATCACTTACTAGACTTTTTAAGAACACATTCTATAatgtacaatgtttttttgGACTATTTCAGAATGTCTTTTGAAATACTAAGCTTTCCCAAtttctataaaaaatatttataattacGACTGCGCCACAGTTATCTGATTAATCTTTTCTAACTGGAATAGATAACTTTGAACTGAATACAAATTAGCTCAAAAAACAGCTTCTATGCAAAAATATAATGTTTTCAGAGGAGGTTCTTGCatgaataaattttaaaaaacagggAAATTGTCCATCATTTTAGAGAAAATTGGATTCCATGAAAGAACATATATTAAATAGAAAACCCATTTCATGTCATACCCTGAAGAATGCTGCCTTGTGAGATGAGCCATGTCGCCCACATCAAAAACCCACCCCTGCTAAAAACCTCTTTCAGAAGTCCAAACTATTACTTTAAGATGTCTGTAGACACACTCCCAAAAAGGGTTTTAACTTTTAGAAGAGAGTGGGTTCTGAAATCTGAAGTGAAGCCACCCTTACAACTGGAATCACTGTTTTGCAATAGTTAGCAAACATTAGTACTGCATGGTTAAATCTGTATGACAAGGAAGACATAGTGTGTTAAAGGgtcatgtttgtttgtattGAATCATTTTTTGTGAATTAATGTTTACATCAAACCTACATTATAATTTAATACATAGGCAGACCTTATTGGTCcacctgttttttttccttagaGTGCTGTGATACCACTTGGGGCTGACTAATTTAAGGGCTTTAATCCACTTCAAAGCCTCTAGATAGTCAAATCCTCTGGGTAtgttttttccattctttttttaGAAATTGTGAAGAGCAGAAAAGCACAGCTGGATAAGAGCACACTACCCCctcctttatttttcatcactGAAAATGTCAGTATTTCCATAAATCGAAGGATAACCCAAAGCCCCTTATAAAAGTGAGAGCATCTGAATAGCCAAGATTTTCATTTGCAATGTGTGGAGGAGCTGATGGAGAAGCAGCTACATGTTTTTTTGCTGTGGTTTAACAAGAgcaaaacaaatgttattttcatGATGAGTATTCGAGGCGTTCTATTCAGATGTATAAACAAATACCTTCACAGCATGAGAGGAGAGAGGAAGTGATTCATCTTTACTAACAAAATTATCACATTGATATTAAATTGATATGCAGCAGCAGTGGAGGAAACTATAATATGCTTGCTACTCAATGAATATTTCACATAAACTGGTACAATTAATAAACCACTGTAGTTGAATTTGGCATGTGTACAATGGACCTTGagagattaaattatattatGTTAAAGATTAAATATACAAATGTGTAAGCCATATTTTAGAATAACTAGGTACAACTAATTCTCCTCAAAACTTTGTTAAACTCTGTTCATACCAGATATTAAACCCAAACTCAAACATTTATAGCATTGTGCGAAAGGTATTAACCAACCAGGCTTTGCTGTAATCTTTTAAGTGGTCAATTGTTTCATGATTCTTTAAGGTCCTTCAGTTGTCTCTGGACTTTAGGTGGACATAATTCTTTAAAACcaggaaagaaaaactaacaGGACCTAAAAGATACTTCTTTAGGTAGTTTTTAACTGTCAACAAATAAAACgtgctaaaataatattttttgtcaaactgtgttttatttggtatTTTCTATAATTGCAGTATAAAAGCTGGGAACAAATTGCATCTTTGTGACAAGCTGATGTAACAAAGTGCCTAAACATCCAATTTCATATTGGTTCTTTGCTTGTTTTTGGCTACGTGCAGCTACAACACATATATTCTTTGGGTTTTGGAGACTTTTTATGCCTGACTGATGCAGAGGTCACAATGAAGTGgcctaacaaacaaaaaaagtcttCCAGAATCAGGCTTCCAGAAAGCCAGCAGAAAAATTTCTCAGCACCACTTTACAAGACTGTGACAGAGTCTAGCAGGTTGGAAGAAAAATCTGATCTAATAGAAGAAGTTTAGTAGCTCAAACTGCTGAAGAAGTTAAAGTTAGTTCTGATAGAAAGGTGTAAGAATTGACAATGCATTGTAGTTTGTTACATAAGAGGCTGCATAGTCACAGATCTGTAAGGGTGCCCATGCTGACCGCTGTCCACCGCCAAAAGAACCAACACTGGACATGTGAGAATCAGAACCGGACCCCTGGGCAATGTAAGAAGATTGCCTCGTCTGTTGaatcatgttttctgttacatCATTCGAATACCCGGGGCATATGCGTCACTTACGGGAAGAAGTCAAGCGGTGGAGACAGTGTGAGGCTTTTGGCAGAACCTTAGGTCCTGTCATCTGTATGGATGTCACTTTGACACATACCACCTAGCTAAATAATATTGTAGACAATGAACACCTGGTCATAGAAACAGTATGATTGTGGCTTCTTTCAGCAAAATAATGCACCCtgccacaaagcaaaaatggtTATGGAAGGGTTTGAGGAGCAGAGCAAAGAGTTTGAGATGTTTATTGGGATGTGTGGTATACACATGTCCAATCCATGGAGGCCCCAGCTTACAACTTAAAGAATCATGCAAATTAGGGCTGTTTTGGCAGCAAAGGGGACCACTAATAAGAAGggggtcataatgttatgtctGATTGATGTATGCTGTGCACAAATATAAACTAAtgtgttttagttatttttcccCCTTTTATTTGGCATGTTTATTAAGATTTTACTTACCATCAAACTTGACTTTCAGGATGTAGTCCCTGTAAAACTTTCGTCCATTTCCCGGTTTGAGAGCCTCACACACCTTGGTGGAGTTGGGGCACAAGGCTTGCCTCATGTTGTGCAAGGCAGTAGCCATTGCATAGACTGCATTCATAACAAACATGATCTTAGATTCTGGCTGAAATTGAATTTCGCGGAGAGAGTGTTTTCCACAAACCAGTTCATGGAGACTGCACTGGAACTGGTTTTCCCAAAACTCCCTGAACCAGGGATTCCTGGTGTTGTTATATGGATGCAGAGCAGTGAAGTAATGGTTAAAGTGGGGGATTGGATAAGAAGCCAGTTCAATGGTGAACGCCCCATCTGCCACAGCTTCACTTCCTCTCACCACACTCTCCTGAGCCCCCCAGCCATCACTGGCCACCCAGGTGAAGGTGACGTTCATGCGATTAGCCGCCACCAGCAGTTCCCGGGCATCCTCGCTGCGAGTGAACAGGATGACCACTTTGGCGTTGGACTTCTGCTGAAGGGACCGGATGACGTTCTCATAACTCCAGCGGCTCATCGAGCGGCTCACCTTGGCTGATGTAGCAATGCAAATCTGCCGAGCACGTGCCTCTTGCTGGAAGGCGTCTATGCCAGTCTCACCGTAGTCCCCCTCTGAGGCCACAGTCGATACGTAGGTCCAGTTAAAGTAACGCAGGATTTCTGCCATGGCCTTTGCCTGGTAGAAGTCAGGGGGCACGGTGCGAGCAAAGTAATCATAGCGAGTCTTGTCACTCAGCTTGGCACTTGTAGAAGCATAGCTGATTTGAGGGATTTGGAAAAGTCGCAGGAGGTTTGCCACCTGTAATAAGGGTAAAACACAAGtaatgttaattatttttatatgaGCAATGCTACAGCATGTTGTTACGGTATTCTTACCCATTgcccttttccacattttggcaTGGTACAACcaaaaagtcaaatttattttattgggattttatgtgatacaccaacataaagtagtgcatagatAATATTTTGTGTGTAGGCCATAAAGTACCATGTTGTTTTCATCTGATCACAGCATTTCTTTCACATTTGATGAGTCCCCAACACACCTTGCAGCAAACTTCAAACTGGGTTCTTATGGCattctttcaacaatgtttATTTATCGTGCTAATCCTACGCAAGGCCAAATTTGTAAAAtgcacaattttattttatttatttttttttttttttttcaacaaattcTTCCAcccgagctgtggatctctccgGTGCAAGTTTTTCCTTGACCTGTCCTTTGTGTCCCTTGATCTTCATGGAACAAGGGACACATTTGTTCAAtgattgttctctaacaaacctctgaggccttcatggactaactggatttatactgaaaacAAGTTAGACATAGGCAGACTCTATTTACTACTTAGGCTAATTATAAAGGCAAAGAGTTGTGATGGATTTTGTTTAGGGATAAAGAGCATGAATACAAATTacactttttaaatttgaatttttaataaatgttaaaaaccatgcatcattttccttccccttCAGTTATGTGCTACGTTTTGTTGgattgtcacataaaatcctaattaaaCACGTCAAGGTCTgttgttgcaatgtgacaaacatattaaaaagttaaagggaTATGAACACTTTGAAAAGTATTGTTAGTGTCATGGTGCATGATGGTAGCTCAGAAACATGATGATTACTTCTGAAATGTGTTGTTGCCCATCTGTAAATAGATAATATACTGGAAAGATTGCATGCATTTGCCATACAAAGGAAAATTAGTTTCACCACATTTGTTTCTTCACTGGATCTCTGCTGGATCCTTTAGCACATCACCCCCCTGCTGACTTAGTATTGCGCTCCTTTACAAACAGTTTTTGTGAACAGTTTATTTGACTACTCCTTTGTGACCAGtaatgttttaacaaaaatctgcaaaaaaTGTACCGTACAAAGAGTTGTGTGGCTACAAGGTGTTACTAACattacacaaaaaaatatatatatatttctctaAGGTTTTCAATCTGCTTTGGAAAAAAGTATGCCAGAAGAGACATAGCACAGCCCCGAATTATGGTTGAGGACAGTTCAAGGGATTGAAAAGGATTCAAACTATCAAAGAGTCTTGAAACTTTGCCTTTTTGCTTTAATAGATTTTGTTGGTATTGTGACACTGTACACAGGGTGAAGAAGAAGCTGCAGACTAGTTTTTGCTCCAGGCACTTGTTTGGATACCTATGGGTAACCAGTCTCCTAAATTCAAAAGAACACCAACTTAGAGTTTACATAAAGTTGACTCTCCAAGAAGTACATTTTAAGAGCACATCTTGAATGCCAATGAGTTATTTCAAAGAAAGCTATGAAGGAAATTCACATTATTACAGTATATCCCCCATAAGTTTATTTTGTGGTTACAGTGACTCATTGTTTGGCTATAGCTATGTGTAAGgtaagaaaaaaagttaaaagttggAAAGTTTATGTACAGTTATTTAGATAAATCAGTTCTCCacagaaaaacaggcaaaaaccTTAACTTTGTGAGACATTTagtaaaaacccaaaatttttTGTGGTAACAATTAACCCACTTTGAACAGTATTTCAGTGTTTCCTGAAAAACCTCATTATGATTGCTATGAATATTTTACAACAAGCCCCTGGCATTAGATTCCTTGTGAAAGCGCTCATCAATGTAAAGACGTCTCAGCGTTCAATAAAAGTCTTTCATTGGGTGAAAAAAAGTGTATATGGTTTAAAACTTTTCAGTTTCTTAATCCAActgttttatttgcaaatttTACAGTTTAACTCACATCATCTTTAAATGATAATATGCAGCAGTAGTAACTCTTGTAAAGCAAAGTAGTCCTGAAGACAGCTAGACTGTATAAAAAAGTTAATGAAGAACATAATATAATATCATTATTAGAGCATCTCAGTTTAGCTACTTTAACCAGAGTTAACAAGTCCcattattggtattttattgCAACTGGTCAGCTCATATGTGTTTTCTTTATAAATCTTACCAATATGCAAAAAACTCTGCATTTATGAAAACTTTCAAAAGCAAAAGATATTCCAAAAGGCAAAAGACTGTGgtgtaaaacatttaatcacAACAAAACAAGACAGTGATGCACACAAAACGCAGATACTAAGGTGCCGCTGTAGCCCGTATGAGCATGCTACAGATGTACTGTCAAAGCACCAGAGTAGCTGCTTGTTGAGATGATGCCGCTGTCACTCAGCTGATtctgggatgcttttctgcaaattCTGAACTTTACACCAACACAGTGTTGAgcagtttcagttcagtttgtaTGAATTACCAAAGAGGAGAAGCACTGGCTAAAAAAGCACATCAGTTCAGCTGCAATGTGGCTTGAAAGCTGTGTGGAAAAAGAATTACGACACACATTtgtaatatttaattattttggagTGAAGTACTTTAAGGTCAAGTTTTTTTGACAGATCACTGAAACACAAGACTGATTATTTCAAATAAGTTCAAAAGTTTATTTCCCCCCTGAGCGTTTCAGGTCAGCTGTAAAAGGGCTGATTATGCAGGCAGAATAATAATTACTTTTCCATCGGATAATTATTGTCtctccttaagccactttgacAGCCTTTTCTGAGCTTGTGAAGCAGCGTCTGGAGGCAGCATTCTTGCTCTTTTAGAAAGAAATCTCGAGTGTAATCAAAAGTGGCAAGTGACATTAACACTGATTATTTAGTTCATCATCAGATTACCTAATCCTTTATGAAGACCTGCAAAACCAAGTTCTATTCTTTTAATGAGTTTTTTCCATAATCATGACAATAAATAATAACCTCCCTACCTGATTTGATGTTAAGCACCCTCCACAACTATTGGCATCCCTGATAAAGATGTGTACAAAAATGTTACATATATTGTTACGGAGACTTGGTGACAAAATGCCACAAATGGCTGCTGTTCTCTAACGGTGAGTTTTGAAGATTTTTCTTACTTCCTTTGCAATGTTAGGCGGCAGTACAAACGGCTTCTGATTCAGCTTTCAGTAACGtgtgaaaagaacaaaacacatccatCTTACTTGAATGggatgttctcttgtctttcgcATTTTAAAGCATGGTTAAGTGAAATGGGCCTTTGTACcatgtcatatttattttcagagGAAACAGGAAGTTATAAGTCAGGTTTCTAGACATGCTGATCAGTATACATGAAACAAATGCCtcagctgaatttattttatagcaATTCTCATAGTTTTCAACAAATGTGTCCCTGGTGATTGTTTTAAAAGCAATTATTTGTTACCCTGGGATTGGTTCCCAACTAAATACATgaacttaaattaaaaatactaattttctgaaatgttaagtTTGAGATTATCTAATTGTAATTACAGATTCAATTACTTGAATGCTttttttactcgtactcgtactcgtcgtcttccgcttatccgggaccgggtcgcgggggcaacagactcaacagagacgcccagacgtccctctctccagacacctccttcagttcctccagggggagcccaaggcgttcccaagccagccgagagacatagtccctccagcgtgtcctgggccgtcccctgggcctcctcccggtgggacatgcctggaacacctcccgaggaaggtatagatgcccgagccaccacaactggctcctctcgatgtggaggagcagcggctctactccgagcccctcccggatggccgagctcctcaccctatctctaagggagtgcccgccaccctacggaggaagctcatttcagccgcttgtatccgggatctcgttctttcggtcatgacccaaagttcatggccataggtgagggtaggaacgtagaccgaccagtaaattgagagctttgcttttcggctcagctctctcttcaccacaacggaccggcacagcgcccccgttactgtggcagccgcaccgatccgtctgtcgatctcccgctccattcttccctcactcgtgaacaagaccccgagatacttaaactcctccacttgaggcaggaactcccctccaacctgaagaggacaagccacccttttccggtcgagtaccatggcctcggacttggaggaactgatcctcatcccagccgcttcacactcggctgcgaaccgccacagcgcatgctgtaggtcttggctagagggggccagcaggaccacgtcatctgcaaaaagaagagacgaaatccactggtccccaaacccgaccccctccggcccttggctgcgtctagaaatcctgtccataaaagttatgaacaggaccggtgacaaagggcagccctgccggagtccaacatgcacctggaacaggtccgactcctgctccgctcgtacggggaccggatggcccctagtaaagggcccccgattccacactcctggagcaccccccacagggcatcacgagggacacagtcgaatgccttcgcCAGGTCcaaaaaacacatgtgaaccggttgggcaaactcccatataccctgcagagggtatagagctggtccagtgttccacggccgggacgaaaaccacactgctcctcctgaagccgaggttcgactattggtcagactctcctctccaataccctggcgtaggccttaccagggaggctgaggagtgtgatccccctgtagttggaacacaccctccggtcccccttcttatgaagggggaccaccaccccagtcttccagtccagaggcactgtccccgaccgccacgcaatgttgaagagacgtgtcaaccatgacagccctacaacatccagagacttgaggtactcagggcggatctcatccacccccgaagccctgccaccgcggagctttttaaccacctcggtgacttcagcctgggtgatgaaagagtccaaccccgagtccccagcctctgtttccactacggaatgcgtgatggcaggattgaggagatccttgaagtactccttccacctcccgataatgtcctcagtcgaggtcagcagtctcccgcccccactataaacagtgttggcagagcactgcttccccctcctgaggcgacggacggtttgccggaattgcttcgaggccaaccggtagtccttctccatggcctcaccgaactcctcccaggcccgagtttttgcctctgccacagcctgggccgcagcacgcttggcctcacggtacccgtcagccgcctcaggagtcccacaagccaaccacagccgataggactccttcttcagcttaacagcatcccttatgctttttttacacatcttttatTGCTAACAACTACAGAGATGGTCCTTTAATATTCACATCAGCTAGGGGAAACCTTTCTTAACAGatgtttctttttcct comes from Girardinichthys multiradiatus isolate DD_20200921_A chromosome 20, DD_fGirMul_XY1, whole genome shotgun sequence and encodes:
- the grm2a gene encoding glutamate receptor, metabotropic 2a, whose translation is MSLGKSPMWGVHPVPRPLWLSHLSLLCLCASLFTRFTHGLPVVAYNTDSKKEITLDGDLVIGGLFPVHQKGEGVEDCGKINSQRGIQRLEAMLLALDEINRDDRILPGIRLGAHILDTCSKDTYALEQSLEFVRASLTKVDDSEYTCPDGSYAIHDDVPLAISGVIGGSYSDVSIQVANLLRLFQIPQISYASTSAKLSDKTRYDYFARTVPPDFYQAKAMAEILRYFNWTYVSTVASEGDYGETGIDAFQQEARARQICIATSAKVSRSMSRWSYENVIRSLQQKSNAKVVILFTRSEDARELLVAANRMNVTFTWVASDGWGAQESVVRGSEAVADGAFTIELASYPIPHFNHYFTALHPYNNTRNPWFREFWENQFQCSLHELVCGKHSLREIQFQPESKIMFVMNAVYAMATALHNMRQALCPNSTKVCEALKPGNGRKFYRDYILKVKFDAPFRPPDTENAVCFDVFGDSVGRYNIFHYHKEGGRYVYSNVGYWAQSLTLNTSLIPWAGHAVPTSQCSDPCRKNEVKSMQPGDVCCWICIPCQPYQYLQDEFTCADCSFGEWPLANLTGCYDLPEEYIRWEDAWAIGPVTISCLGMMSTLFVIGLFLKNNETPVVKASGRELTYILLLGVLMCYSMTFIYIAKPSTAVCTLRRLGLGTSFAVCYSALLTKTNRIARIFSGVKDGAQRPRFISPASQVAICGALISCQLVVVVVWMLVETPGVRKEVSPEKRDIVTLKCNSKDSSMLVSLTYNCILIILCTVYAFKTRKCPENFNEAKFIGFTMYTTCIIWLAFQPIFYVTASDYRVQTTTMCISVSLSGSVVLGCLFAPKIHIILFQPQKNVCNLRVATTRFSVNTGPVSSFSQAPASNVVPTVCNGREVVDSTTSSL